In the genome of Oncorhynchus mykiss isolate Arlee chromosome 18, USDA_OmykA_1.1, whole genome shotgun sequence, one region contains:
- the LOC110497063 gene encoding integral membrane protein GPR180-like isoform X1, translated as MYPLMFTLTAYLLCIPATFGKTVSGVFKSDAAREQNGQYITQFMYNVGRGLVVCRLENAPLATEKESRLLFFPEMEDGFDIDNLSCHERLSKAQLSIRLSEEEHNQSIPHLHSPTAWMALYVDRYTCGEGGIIPAHGDLTFTILLFNPDSAGNPLEHFSAEEAGLHSFYCLLILAYFVASCIYIQPLWMALRKGGPMQTVLKVLSTALALQGISALFNYIHLARYARDGVGIPIMGSLAEFCDMVSQVSMLYMLLSLCVGWTLSKNRKPQSRPLQWDSSPASKALAMGGVATQGALLLWEQYEETEHHSYHAQRSIAGLLLISLRIILALLLASVLYTIISTERSALKRDFYLSFAKGCFIWFLCHPVLVLLSVVFNEHQREKVVTIGVILCQAISVVILYQLFLSRSLYWEVSSLSSVSLPLTMSRGGRGRY; from the exons ATGTATCCGTTAATGTTCACACTTACAGCCTATTTACTATGCATTCCAGCTACATTTGGAAAAACTGTGTCGGGAGTTTTCAAGAGCGATGCAGCCAGAGAGCAGAATGGACAGTACATCACACAATTCATGTACAACG TGGGTAGGGGTCTGGTGGTGTGCAGGCTGGAGAATGCTCCcctggccacggagaaggagtcCAGACTGCTATTCTTCCCGGAGATGGAGGACGGCTTCGACATCGACAACCTCAGCTGCCACGAGCGCCTCTCCAAGGCACAGCTCTCCA tCCGTCTGAGTGAGGAGGAGCACAACCAGAGCATCCCCCACCTTCACTCCCCCACGGCCTGGATGGCGCTGTATGTAGACCGCTACACCTGTGGGGAGGGGGGCATCATCCCTGCCCACGGGGACCTGACCTTCACCATCCTGCTGTTCAACCCTGACTCGGCAGGCAACCCCCTGGAACACTTCAGCGCTGAGGAGGCAG GCCTGCATAGTTTCTACTGTCTGCTGATCCTGGCCTACTTTGTGGCATCCTGTATCTACATTCAGCCTCTGTGGATGGCCCTGAGAAAGGGTGGGCCCATGCAAACTGTGCTGAAGGTGCTCTCCACAGCCTTGGCCCTACAGGGGATCTCTGCCCTCTTCAACTACATCCACCTGGCCAG GTATGCCAGGGATGGAGTGGGCATTCCTATCATGGGCAGCTTGGCAGAGT TCTGTGACATGGTATCCCAGGTGTCCATGCTGTACATGCTGCTGAGTCTGTGTGTGGGCTGGACCCTGAGCAAGAACAGGAAGCCCCAGAGCAGACCTCTCCAGTGGGACTCCTCTCCCGCCTCCAAAGCCCTCGCTATGGGAGGGGTCGCCACACAG GGGGCGCTACTGCTGTGGGAGCAGTATGAGGAGACGGAGCACCACAGCTACCATGCCCAGCGCAGCATAGCGGGTCTGTTACTCATATCTCTACGTATCATCCTGGCCTTGTTGCTAGCCTCTGTGCTCTACACCATCATCAGCACAGAGAGGAGCGCCCTCAAGAGAGACTTCTATCTCAGCTTCGCCAAG GGTTGTTTTATCTGGTTCCTGTGCCACCCTGtgctggtcctactctctgtggtcTTCAACGAGCATcagagagaaaag GTTGTGACAATCGGTGTGATTCTATGCCAGGCTATCTCGGTGGTGATCCTCTACCAGCTTTTCCTGTCTCGTAGCTTATACTGGGAagtatcttctctctcctctgtctcactACCCCTCACCATGTCCAGAGGGGGCCGGGGACGCTACTGA
- the LOC110497063 gene encoding integral membrane protein GPR180-like isoform X2, whose translation MHSSYIWKNCVGSFQERCSQRAEWTVHHTIHVQRGLVVCRLENAPLATEKESRLLFFPEMEDGFDIDNLSCHERLSKAQLSIRLSEEEHNQSIPHLHSPTAWMALYVDRYTCGEGGIIPAHGDLTFTILLFNPDSAGNPLEHFSAEEAGLHSFYCLLILAYFVASCIYIQPLWMALRKGGPMQTVLKVLSTALALQGISALFNYIHLARYARDGVGIPIMGSLAEFCDMVSQVSMLYMLLSLCVGWTLSKNRKPQSRPLQWDSSPASKALAMGGVATQGALLLWEQYEETEHHSYHAQRSIAGLLLISLRIILALLLASVLYTIISTERSALKRDFYLSFAKGCFIWFLCHPVLVLLSVVFNEHQREKVVTIGVILCQAISVVILYQLFLSRSLYWEVSSLSSVSLPLTMSRGGRGRY comes from the exons ATGCATTCCAGCTACATTTGGAAAAACTGTGTCGGGAGTTTTCAAGAGCGATGCAGCCAGAGAGCAGAATGGACAGTACATCACACAATTCATGTACAACG GGGTCTGGTGGTGTGCAGGCTGGAGAATGCTCCcctggccacggagaaggagtcCAGACTGCTATTCTTCCCGGAGATGGAGGACGGCTTCGACATCGACAACCTCAGCTGCCACGAGCGCCTCTCCAAGGCACAGCTCTCCA tCCGTCTGAGTGAGGAGGAGCACAACCAGAGCATCCCCCACCTTCACTCCCCCACGGCCTGGATGGCGCTGTATGTAGACCGCTACACCTGTGGGGAGGGGGGCATCATCCCTGCCCACGGGGACCTGACCTTCACCATCCTGCTGTTCAACCCTGACTCGGCAGGCAACCCCCTGGAACACTTCAGCGCTGAGGAGGCAG GCCTGCATAGTTTCTACTGTCTGCTGATCCTGGCCTACTTTGTGGCATCCTGTATCTACATTCAGCCTCTGTGGATGGCCCTGAGAAAGGGTGGGCCCATGCAAACTGTGCTGAAGGTGCTCTCCACAGCCTTGGCCCTACAGGGGATCTCTGCCCTCTTCAACTACATCCACCTGGCCAG GTATGCCAGGGATGGAGTGGGCATTCCTATCATGGGCAGCTTGGCAGAGT TCTGTGACATGGTATCCCAGGTGTCCATGCTGTACATGCTGCTGAGTCTGTGTGTGGGCTGGACCCTGAGCAAGAACAGGAAGCCCCAGAGCAGACCTCTCCAGTGGGACTCCTCTCCCGCCTCCAAAGCCCTCGCTATGGGAGGGGTCGCCACACAG GGGGCGCTACTGCTGTGGGAGCAGTATGAGGAGACGGAGCACCACAGCTACCATGCCCAGCGCAGCATAGCGGGTCTGTTACTCATATCTCTACGTATCATCCTGGCCTTGTTGCTAGCCTCTGTGCTCTACACCATCATCAGCACAGAGAGGAGCGCCCTCAAGAGAGACTTCTATCTCAGCTTCGCCAAG GGTTGTTTTATCTGGTTCCTGTGCCACCCTGtgctggtcctactctctgtggtcTTCAACGAGCATcagagagaaaag GTTGTGACAATCGGTGTGATTCTATGCCAGGCTATCTCGGTGGTGATCCTCTACCAGCTTTTCCTGTCTCGTAGCTTATACTGGGAagtatcttctctctcctctgtctcactACCCCTCACCATGTCCAGAGGGGGCCGGGGACGCTACTGA